In the Nitrospirota bacterium genome, ATCGAGATGTTCTATAATCGTGTGCGAAGGCATTCGACACTGGGGTATCGTTCCCCGGTATGTTTTGAACAGGAGGCTATGGTAGCCTAACCTAACTTAGTGTCCGTTAAATCGGGGAAAGATCACTCATGGTGCAAAGCAAAGAAATACTGCAATAGACAGAGATTATAAAATCAATAATCTTGAAAAGTACATAAAATTAAAGAAACATGACATTTGTTTGCTTGTTTGGAAAACTTTATCAAAGGCTTCGCCGTCTGTTTTGAAGGCACAGTACAGACCAAACCAGCAACGTGATTTAAGAGAACGACCCTCTTCAATTGTCTATCAACTACAGTCTTCAGCATGGATCCCTGACAGAAACAGAGTATTTCATAAGCCTGAAGACATATATCGTGAAATCTTACATCCTGATTTTGTCTATGATGACAGAAATGGATGGTTGACAGCAATTGGTTTTGGAGAGAATGCTAAAAAACAAGGGATAATGTACAAGAAAAAAGAGGACATGGCTCAGCATCTTGGAATTCCTTTTGCACTAGTTGAGATATTTAATAGTCTGCCAGAAGAGAAGAAGGGACAGCTTATAAGTCAAGCACAGGATTTATTTGATAAGGCAAAATCAACAGGCTATGTTGAGCCATTGCCAACAAGTAAAACCTTTGATATAACCCGTCGAGAAGAAAAGGCAAGAGAACTGACAATGACGGCCGACGATAAAACTTATGAGGAAAGAACAAGGTCTGTACGCGTTAGTTCTTTTTCTAATGACCCCCATGCAAAGGAATATCTTAGGAATCATAATAGTAATGAAAATCGAAACGTAATATGCCAGCTATGCGATAACGAAATGCCATTCAAACTGAATGATGGATATGACTATTTCGAAGCAGTTCAATTTATTTCTGCTGTAGAAAAGGAAATACTAGCTAATCACATTGCATTATGTCCAAATTGTGCTGCGGAATTTAAGCATGTCTGCAATACCAGTGAAGATGGTAAGAAAGCGTTGTTATTAGCATTAGATTCAAAGATAGCGGAAGGATCTATGATTATAACGCTTGATATGCCGTTTCATAAACAACTTCGTTTTACACAAAACCATTTAATAGATCTTCAGGGTGCATTGCAAGTCCAAAGTTTAAATAATGAAAGCCCACAGAAAATGCTTCAGGTAATACAGGCAGTAAACAAGCAATCAGCAATTAATCAGGACATTAAAGTTAAACAGGTTTATCCAGAAGCTATTCGGTCTAATCATGCAATCATTGAAAAGCCGCCAATAAATCCTGCAGTATTTTCAAGAAAAGAATATAATGAATGTCCCTATTGTAAGATGCAGATAAAAGCTTATAAGTATCTTAATCATATAAATATTGTATGTCCTCAAAAAGATCTAATGAAATCAAAAAGTGGGCAACCAATAGTATCATTGAA is a window encoding:
- a CDS encoding C2HC-type zinc finger protein; amino-acid sequence: MLVWKTLSKASPSVLKAQYRPNQQRDLRERPSSIVYQLQSSAWIPDRNRVFHKPEDIYREILHPDFVYDDRNGWLTAIGFGENAKKQGIMYKKKEDMAQHLGIPFALVEIFNSLPEEKKGQLISQAQDLFDKAKSTGYVEPLPTSKTFDITRREEKARELTMTADDKTYEERTRSVRVSSFSNDPHAKEYLRNHNSNENRNVICQLCDNEMPFKLNDGYDYFEAVQFISAVEKEILANHIALCPNCAAEFKHVCNTSEDGKKALLLALDSKIAEGSMIITLDMPFHKQLRFTQNHLIDLQGALQVQSLNNESPQKMLQVIQAVNKQSAINQDIKVKQVYPEAIRSNHAIIEKPPINPAVFSRKEYNECPYCKMQIKAYKYLNHINIVCPQKDLMKSKSGQPIVSLNAQSKKAKKKTCPKCREKIKEGSVQEHLDQRCRTRNITFEPQLLGKCRYCKKKMAASELSTHYSICHILKLKESSQLTKSISERQPPISAKPVALNKSNLVMKKCPYCGRSFEKRIIDKHKDICNIRHGEVKHNNLIAEVTSGHVLNRPKCRFCGRQAMFASDVCYSCSSD